The following proteins are co-located in the Leucoraja erinacea ecotype New England chromosome 4, Leri_hhj_1, whole genome shotgun sequence genome:
- the LOC129696251 gene encoding UI-like, with amino-acid sequence MKIPVVFYIAVLLVTLIPRDDCWPLLKPASTNNHRGPQSELQYFVPLVGNRLLEEYLKALTEANNKPTYPAPNLHEVVAPDGAFQVPLIQFQRTRHGKVGDLNSASDKYQHLLDALLERGKRRETHLLSLNVPLHVLNKLIGIAKVEQMARQAEKNRKIMDAVGK; translated from the coding sequence ATGAAGATCCCCGTGGTGTTTTACATTGCTGTGCTCCTGGTTACGTTGATACCCAGAGATGACTGTTGGCCTTTACTGAAGCCTGCATCAACTAACAACCACCGTGGTCCGCAATCGGAGCTCCAGTATTTCGTTCCACTGGTTGGGAATCGCCTCCTGGAGGAATACCTTAAAGCACTGACTGAGGCGAACAATAAGCCAACTTATCCTGCTCCAAATCTACATGAGGTGGTTGCCCCCGACGGCGCTTTCCAAGTGCCACTCATCCAGTTCCAGCGCACCCGACATGGTAAAGTTGGAGACTTGAATAGCGCTTCTGACAAATACCAACATTTACTGGATGCGTtgttagaaagaggaaaaaggcgCGAGACGCATCTACTTTCCCTTAATGTACCTCTGCATGTTCTAAATAAACTGATCGGGATAGCTAAAGTGGAGCAAATGGCCAGGCAAGCCgagaaaaacaggaaaataatggATGCAGTCGGGAAATAG